The following are from one region of the Andrena cerasifolii isolate SP2316 chromosome 1, iyAndCera1_principal, whole genome shotgun sequence genome:
- the Brm gene encoding ATP-dependent helicase brm isoform X6, producing the protein MASPSPQSSPMPPPQAPSPMGPPQQAPSPSNPQGSPMGPPQHHPHSPTQAYQGGPPIPSGGPPMSQPPQQPPPQQQNYPSHPQQMQPNMGPQSQGGSGGSVGQNSSSQQGPGGPMVPGQMGPNGPQGTSHMMPSGPNQMGSNGPGQMGAGGPGQMGPGGPGQMVPAGPGSMGPGHIGQGSGGPPGGPHIGQGPAQMGPGNVPVSGPQMGPGGPPNSQMVSGVPGHMGGPPGPGHMNATGPSGPGHMSSSGPPGPGHMNTTGPPGSGHVNTSGPPGSAHMSSSGPPGSAHMNASGPPGPGSHLNSGPPIPSHMNASGPPGSGHMSASGPGSHMGPGGPGQMPSGGPGAHNMPPGGPNQMVPSSQGTMGPSPMGPVGPGGQMGHNGPSQMGPNGPGQMNMGGPSSQMGMGPGGQLGPNGLGQMGPGGGPGGQMPPGNGPGGPMGPGSGPGGQMGSSGGPGGQMGPGNTPGNPGMPPGGGPGGQMGPGSGPSGQMGPGSGPSGQMGPGNVPGGQMGPGNGPSGQMGPGSGGPGSQMGPGSQMGPGGPGNQMGPGGPGNQMGPGGPGSQMGPSGPNSQLGHGGSSNQMGPNGPSGQPSPGQMGPGSQNQQIVPGGSAPMGPGTPVNQMSQTGPGQVGPAGPGGPPGAGQENLNALQKAIDSMEEKGLQEDPRYSQLLALRARQGTIGEKQAFSSQQLQQLRVQIMAYRLLARNQPLTQQLALALQSGAPPPPGMAQRPPIDPSQGTPATAVPQIPGPNVIGPAVPPRPGCQTPQQQQQQQPPQPGAKTNRVTSVAKPAGLDPLLILQERENRVAARIALRMEQLSNLPTNMPEDLRIQAQIELRMLRVLNFQRQLRSEILACTRKDTTLETAVNVKAYKRTKKQSLREARATEKLEKQQKLEAERKRRQKHQEFLSSVLQHGKDFKEFHRNNVAKLARLNKAVLNHHANAEREQKKEQERIEKERMRRLMAEDEEGYRKLIDQKKDKRLAFLLSQTDEYISNLTEMVKQHKIEQKRKQVEEQKRKKKKKKKLQDGEGGEDGGMNEDTRVGVIETSTGRTLTGDEAPMMSQLSAFLEAHPGWEPIESESEDDDDDDDDDNDGEDKSDHKQSAGDFEEEKTKKTIHKAKVEDDEYKTEEQTYYSIAHTVHEVVTEQASIMVNGKLKEYQIKGLEWLVSLFNNNLNGILADEMGLGKTIQTIALVTYLMEKKKVNGPFLIIVPLSTLSNWVLEFEKWAPSVVVVSYKGSPAGRRAIQSQMRATKFNVLLTTYEYVIKDKGVLAKLQWKYMIIDEGHRMKNHHCKLTQVLNTHYLAPHRLLLTGTPLQNKLPELWALLNFLLPSIFKSCSTFEQWFNAPFATTGEKVELNEEETILIIRRLHKVLRPFLLRRLKKEVESQLPDKVEYIIKCDMSGLQKVLYKHMQSKGVLLTDGSEKGKQGKGGAKALMNTIVQLRKLCNHPFMFQAIEEKYCEHVGTQGSGVITGPDLFRASGKFELLDRILPKLKATNHRVLLFCQMTQLMTIMEDYLSWRGFMYLRLDGTTKAEDRGDLLKKFNDPGSEYFLFLLSTRAGGLGLNLQAADTVIIFDSDWNPHQDLQAQDRAHRIGQKNEVRVLRLMTVNSVEERILAAARYKLNMDEKVIQAGMFDQKSTGSERQQFLQSILHQDDAEDEEENEVPDDETVNQMIARTEGEFETFQKLDLERRREEAKLGPNRKSRLLEEAELPDWLVKDDDEVERWTYEEDEDRFLGRGSRQRKEVDYTDSLTEKEWLKAIDDDGAEYEEEEEDDKKKKKTRKRKKKGEEDDEPMPKKRRGAGSSIDPKMKRAMKKLLMVVVNYTDSSDGRLLSEPFMKLPSRRELPDYYEIIKKPLTINKLLQKIEEGKYADFDELEKDFMQLCKNAQIYNEEASLIHEDSIVLQSVFTNARQRIEEEGNNSDMDDKGDAEDGSDADSSVRMKIKLKGRKGEGRGGRRKRVTKKYISDDDDDADDN; encoded by the exons AGTCAAGGTGGATCCGGTGGTTCAGTAGGTCAAAACTCAAGCTCCCAACAAGGCCCAGGAGGGCCCATGGTGCCAGGTCAAATGGGTCCAAACGGGCCTCAGGGAACGTCTCACATGATGCCGTCTGGTCCAAACCAGATGGGTTCGAATGGGCCAGGACAGATGGGCGCAGGTGGGCCTGGCCAAATGGGTCCTGGAGGTCCAGGCCAAATGGTACCAGCGGGCCCAGGATCAATGGGGCCGGGTCACATAGGGCAGGGAAGTGGAGGGCCACCTGGAGGTCCCCACATTGGCCAAGGTCCAGCACAAATGGGCCCAGGTAATGTACCTGTATCAGGTCCTCAAATGGGTCCTGGTGGGCCTCCGAACTCACAGATGGTCTCTGGAGTTCCGGGCCACATGGGTGGTCCTCCTGGGCCAGGCCATATGAACGCAACTGGACCATCTGGACCAGGCCATATGAGCTCAAGTGGTCCTCCTGGACCAGGTCACATGAACACGACTGGTCCACCGGGCTCGGGTCACGTGAACACGAGCGGTCCTCCAGGGTCAGCACACATGAGTAGCAGTGGACCCCCAGGGTCCGCACACATGAACGCCAGTGGTCCTCCTGGGCCAGGAAGTCACCTAAACAGCGGTCCGCCCATCCCGAGTCACATGAATGCAAGTGGACCGCCAGGATCCGGCCACATGAGTGCTAGTGGCCCAGGAAGTCATATGGGACCCGGAGGTCCTGGTCAGATGCCGTCTGGCGGTCCTGGAGCACATAATATGCCACCTGGAGGCCCGAATCAGATGGTTCCTAGCAGTCAGGGTACGATGGGCCCGAGCCCCATGGGGCCTGTTGGTCCAGGAGGACAAATGGGGCACAATGGACCTTCGCAAATGGGCCCTAATGGTCCTGGACAAATGAACATGGGAGGGCCGTCGTCACAAATGGGAATGGGACCTGGAGGACAATTGGGCCCGAACGGTCTTGGGCAAATGGGCCCTGGAGGTGGTCCTGGAGGACAAATGCCACCTGGAAATGGGCCTGGAGGACCCATGGGACCTGGAAGTGGACCTGGTGGACAGATGGGATCTAGCGGTGGACCTGGAGGACAAATGGGGCCAGGAAATACTCCTGGAAATCCTGGAATGCCGCCTGGAGGTGGACCTGGAGGCCAGATGGGCCCAGGAAGCGGTCCGAGCGGTCAAATGGGCCCGGGAAGTGGGCCTAGTGGACAAATGGGACCTGGAAATGTACCTGGAGGACAAATGGGTCCTGGAAACGGGCCCAGTGGACAAATGGGACCGGGAAGTGGTGGTCCAGGCTCGCAGATGGGAC CTGGAAGTCAAATGGGACCCGGTGGACCTGGCAATCAAATGGGACCTGGTGGACCCGGAAATCAAATGGGACCTGGTGGCCCTGGAAGTCAAATGGGACCAAGCGGGCCGAACAGTCAACTGGGTCATGGTGGTTCAAGTAATCAGATGGGACCTAATGGTCCCAGTGGACAACCATCGCCTGGTCAAATGGGGCCTGGTTCTCAAAATCAGCAAATTGTTCCTGGTGGTTCAGCACCAATGGGTCCTGGCACTCCTGTGAATCAGATGAGTCAAACTGGGCCTGGACAAGTTGGACCTGCCGGTCCTGGAGGTCCGCCTGGAGCTGGGCAAGAGAACTTAAATGCTCTGCAGAAAGCGATTGATTCGATGGAAGAGAAAGGGCTTCAGGAAGATCCTCGTTACTCTCAATTGCTTGCTTTGAGGGCACGACAAGGTACTATTGGGGAGAAACAAGCTTTCAGTTCTCAACAATTGCAGCAATTACG TGTACAAATAATGGCATACCGATTACTAGCAAGAAATCAGCCATTGACACAGCAACTAGCACTGGCTCTTCAAA GTGGAGCACCTCCTCCCCCAGGTATGGCACAACGTCCGCCTATAGATCCATCTCAAGGAACTCCTGCTACTGCAGTACCACAGATTCCTGGGCCAAATGTAATTGGCCCTGCAGTGCCTCCAAGACCAGGCTGTCAAAcgccgcagcagcagcaacagcagcagcctcCTCAACCAGGTGCAAAGACCAACAGAGTCACAAGCGTAGCGAAACCAGCTGGCTTAGATCCACTGCTGATATTACAAGAACGTGAGAACAG AGTGGCAGCACGTATAGCATTACGCATGGAGCAGTTGAGCAATTTGCCCACCAACATGCCAGAAGATCTTCGCATTCAAGCACAGATTGAACTGAGAATGCTCAGAGTACTGAATTTTCAGAGACAGTTAAGGTCGGAG atcttagCGTGCACCCGAAAGGACACCACATTGGAGACTGCAGTGAACGTGAAGGCCTACAAACgtacaaagaaacaaagtctTCGAGAAGCCAGGGCTACTGAGAAGCTCGAGAAGCAACAGAAGTTGGAGGCAGAGCGTAAACGCAGACAGAAACACCAA GAATTCCTTAGTTCTGTACTTCAACATGGCAAAGATTTCAAGGAATTCCATCGAAACAACGTTGCGAAGTTGGCTAGGCTCAACAAGGCGGTTCTCAATCACCACGCGAATGCGGAGCGTGAGCAGAAAAAGGAGCAAGAACGTATCGAAAAGGAACGTATGAGACGTCTGATGGCGGAGGACGAAGAAGGATACAGAAAACTGATCGATCAGAAGAAAGACAAACGGTTGGCCTTCCTCTTGTCCCAGACTGATGAATACATTAGCAATCTCACTGAGATGGTGAAGCAGCATAAGATCGAGCAGAAGAGGAAGCAAGTGGAGGAGCAGAAacgtaaaaagaagaagaagaagaagttgcAAGATGGTGAGGGAGGTGAAGACGGCGGCATGAACGAAGATACTCGCGTTGGAGTGATCGAAACGTCCACGGGTCGCACATTAACTGGCGACGAAGCTCCAATGATGAGCCAACTTTCAGCGTTCTTGGAAGCTCATCCAGGTTGGGAACCCATCGAGTCGGAGAGCgaggatgacgatgacgatgatgatgatgacaaTGATGGCGAAGATAAAAGTGATCACAAACAGTCTGCTGGCGACTTTGAagaggaaaaaacgaagaaaacgatACATAAGGCTAAGGTGGAGGACGATGAATATAAAACCGAAGAGCAGACATATTATAGCATTGCTCATACTGTTCACGAAGTAGTGACAGAGCAAGCGTCGATCATGGTCAATGGAAAACTGAAGGAATATCAAATAAAGGGCCTGGAGTGGTTAGTGTcgttatttaataacaatttgAATGGTATACTCGCCGATGAGATGGGTCTTGGCAAGACTATCCAAACAATAGCTTTAGTCACCTATCTTATGGAGAAGAAGAAAGTCAACGGACCATTCCTTATAATCGTCCCTTTATCCACGTTGTCGAATTGGGTTCTGGAGTTTGAGAAATGGGCCCCCAGTGTTGTGGTAGTCTCTTACAAAGGCTCGCCAGCTGGTAGAAGAGCGATCCAGTCGCAAATGAGAGCCACCAAGTTCAACGTCCTGCTGACTACGTACGAGTATGTGATCAAGGATAAGGGCGTATTAGCCAAGCTACAATGGAAGTACATGATCATCGACGAAGGTCACAGGATGAAGAACCATCACTGCAAACTGACTCAAGTACTGAACACGCATTACTTGGCTCCCCATCGGCTTCTTCTAACAGGAACCCCGTTGCAAAATAAGTTACCCGAATTGTGGGCGCTCTTAAACTTTCTTCTTCCGTCAATCTTCAAGTCCTGCAGCACTTTCGAACAGTGGTTCAACGCTCCTTTCGCGACTACCGGCGAGAAGGTCGAGTTGAACGAGGAAGAAACCATTCTTATCATTCGTCGATTGCACAAAGTGTTGCGACCTTTCCTATTAAGACGTTTGAAGAAAGAAGTCGAGTCACAGTTGCCTGACAAAGTCGAGTACATCATCAAGTGCGACATGTCAGGTTTGCAGAAGGTTCTCTACAAGCACATGCAGAGCAAGGGTGTCCTGTTAACTGACGGGTCTGAAAAGGGTAAGCAGGGCAAAGGAGGCGCCAAAGCTTTGATGAACACTATCGTGCAACTGAGGAAGCTCTGCAACCATCCCTTCATGTTCCAAGCCATCGAAGAAAAGTATTGCGAGCACGTTGGCACTCAGGGCTCGGGAGTCATCACAGGACCGGACTTGTTCCGTGCTTCTGGCAAGTTTGAGCTATTGGACCGTATTCTTCCAAAGCTAAAGGCTACCAATCACAGAGTTCTATTGTTCTGTCAGATGACACAGCTGATGACCATTATGGAGGATTATTTGAGCTGGAGAGGGTTCATGTACCTCCGGTTGGACGGCACAACGAAAGCCGAGGACAGAGGGGATTTGTTGAAGAAGTTCAACGATCCTGGCTCTGAATATTTTCTGTTCCTACTGTCGACGCGCGCTGGAGGTCTAGGATTGAATCTTCAGGCAGCGGATACTGTAATCATCTTCGATTCCGATTGGAATCCTCATCAGGATTTGCAGGCGCAGGACAGGGCACACAGAATCGGTCAGAAAAACGAGGTACGCGTGCTCAGATTGATGACGGTCAATTCTGTGGAAGAGAGAATATTAGCTGCGGCGAGGTATAAGCTGAACATGGACGAGAAAGTCATACAAGCAGGAATGTTCGATCAAAAGTCCACTGGCTCTGAACGACAGCAGTTCTTGCAGAGTATCCTGCACCAGGACGATGCCGAAGACGAAGAGGAGAACGAGGTGCCCGACGACGAGACTGTTAACCAGATGATTGCTCGAACCGAGGGCGAGTTCGAGACATTCCAGAAACTGGACCTGGAACGAAGAAGGGAGGAGGCGAAGCTGGGCCCAAACAGGAAGTCCCGATTATTGGAGGAAGCTGAGCTGCCAGATTGGTTAGTAaaagacgacgacgaggtcgagcGGTGGACTTACGAGGAGGATGAGGACAGATTCCTCGGACGAGGCTCGAGGCAACGAAAGGAAGTCGATTATACTGACAGTCTGACTGAGAAAGAGTGGCTGAAGGCGATTGACGATGACGGTGCAGAGTatgaggaggaggaagaggacgacaaaaagaagaagaagaccaggaaacggaagaagaagggcgaagaggacgacgagccTATGCCAAAGAAACGAAGAGGTGCTGGGTCTTCAATTGACCCGAAAATGAAGCGGGCTATGAAAAAGTTGCTCATGGTGGTTGTTAATTACACCGACAGCTCGGATGGCAGGCTACTTAGTGAGCCTTTCATGAAGTTACCATCTAGAAGAGAATTGCCAGATTACTATGAAATCATTAAGAAGCCGTTGACCATCAATAAGTTGCTTCAGAAGATCGAGGAAGGAAAA TACGCTGACTTCGATGAGCTCGAGAAGGATTTCATGCAGCTGTGCAAGAATGCGCAGATTTACAACGAAGAAGCCTCTCTTATACACGAAGATTCAATCGTCTTGCAATCAGTTTTCACGAACGCGCGTCAGCGTATCGAGGAGGAGGGAAATAATTCCGACATGGACGATAAAG GCGATGCCGAAGACGGGTCGGATGCCGATTCCAGCGTGAGGATGAAAATTAAATTGAAGGGTAGGAAAGGCGAGGGTAGAGGCGGTCGAAGAAAAAGGGTTACGAAGAAATATATATCCGATGATGATGACGATGCCGACGATAATTGA